One region of Intestinimonas massiliensis (ex Afouda et al. 2020) genomic DNA includes:
- a CDS encoding restriction endonuclease subunit S, which produces MRDMKDSGVAWLGEIPSHWEVVYPKALFRLRKEKAKPGDRQLTASQQYGVIYQEDYMALTGSRVVVVEKDFDILKRVEKGDFVISMRSFQGGLEYSENAGSISSAYVMLIPNLEYVVPEFYKWVLKSPTYITALQCTSNLIRDGQAMRYSNFVQVPLCIIPKEEQRNIANALSNECGKIDALIANVQAQIEKLNAYKQSIITEVVTKGLNSTVSMKDSGIDVFPSVPEHWNVQKTLTTLTMPITDGPHTTPELLPEGIPFVSAEAVSCGNGSIDFDHIRGFISQEFYDECSKKYVPQMHDIYMIKSGATTGRVSVVDTERIFTIWSPLAVFRCNPDVVHFRFLYYFLQSTAYQRQVQFGWTYGTQQNIGMRTLERLKVFVPPLDEQYAIAEYLDAKCIQVDRLIAIKQAKIEKLEQYKRSLIYEYVTGKREVS; this is translated from the coding sequence ATGCGTGATATGAAAGATAGTGGTGTTGCATGGCTGGGCGAAATTCCTTCACATTGGGAAGTTGTATATCCTAAAGCTTTATTCCGGTTAAGAAAAGAAAAAGCTAAACCAGGAGATCGACAGCTTACAGCGAGTCAGCAGTACGGTGTCATTTATCAAGAAGATTATATGGCATTAACTGGAAGCCGAGTAGTTGTTGTTGAAAAAGACTTTGACATTTTGAAGCGAGTCGAAAAAGGCGATTTTGTCATTAGTATGAGGAGCTTCCAAGGTGGCTTGGAGTACAGCGAAAATGCTGGTTCAATTAGCTCTGCCTATGTTATGCTTATTCCTAACTTGGAATATGTTGTTCCTGAATTCTACAAATGGGTATTGAAATCTCCTACATATATTACTGCACTGCAATGTACCTCTAATCTAATTCGTGATGGACAGGCAATGAGGTATTCAAACTTTGTACAAGTCCCATTATGTATTATTCCGAAGGAAGAACAAAGGAATATTGCAAATGCGCTAAGTAATGAGTGTGGGAAGATTGATGCGCTCATTGCAAATGTACAGGCGCAGATTGAAAAGCTGAACGCCTACAAGCAGAGCATAATTACCGAAGTTGTCACGAAGGGCCTTAATTCCACTGTGTCGATGAAGGATAGTGGTATAGATGTTTTCCCATCCGTTCCCGAACATTGGAATGTGCAAAAGACACTTACAACATTGACCATGCCAATTACAGACGGTCCGCACACAACCCCAGAATTACTTCCGGAAGGTATTCCGTTTGTTTCCGCAGAGGCCGTATCCTGTGGAAACGGTAGCATTGACTTTGACCATATAAGAGGTTTCATTTCACAGGAATTCTACGATGAATGTAGCAAAAAGTATGTGCCGCAGATGCACGACATTTATATGATCAAATCTGGTGCAACAACTGGCAGAGTTTCTGTGGTTGACACTGAGAGAATTTTTACGATTTGGTCCCCGCTGGCGGTTTTTCGCTGCAATCCAGATGTAGTACATTTTAGATTTTTATATTATTTCCTGCAATCAACAGCCTATCAGAGACAGGTTCAATTTGGTTGGACTTATGGCACACAGCAAAACATCGGTATGAGAACATTAGAACGCCTAAAGGTTTTTGTGCCTCCACTTGATGAGCAATATGCCATTGCGGAATACTTAGATGCCAAATGTATTCAAGTAGACCGGTTGATTGCCATCAAGCAGGCAAAAATCGAAAAACTGGAACAGTATAAGCGTTCTCTCATTTACGAATATGTCACTGGAAAGCGGGAGGTATCATGA
- a CDS encoding type I restriction endonuclease subunit R, producing MDKSEKRFEWDIESFLISPEGGYTQFCGQDAEGNWVHTRQHDVSKCIYMDVLCEFIAKTQPKEWAKYTKYYGANAADKLYHRLETTISNQGLLYVLRNGIEDMGCKLKVCFFKPESDLNPVDAERYEANILGCARQFRYTMANTNTIDMVLSVNGIPVVALELKNQLTGQDYVCAINQFKHDRSSKEFAFRLNHRFLVYFAVDLYEAWMTTQLADGSTRFLPFNQGSNGAGVTGGAGNPQNPNGYATSYLWEEVLQRDSLLDLIHRFISFVKEKEEVVKNGVTKTVTKEKMIFPRYHQYDVVRKIMADVRQNGVGTNYLIQHSAGSGKSNSIAWIAYRLASVHDAENNGLFDSVIVVTNRVVLDSQLQDTINSFEHQVGLVEAIDDKKNSRSLAEAINDKKRIIICTIQKFLFAKKDMEKFRGRKFAIIIDEAHQGQNGESAKSLRRSLIDIGIAIKEYAEEAGIEEEEVDLTDDYINAVIGQGRHDNQSFFAFTATPKGQTLESFGTVVGATPEGEPIKAPFHVYSMRQAIEEGYILDVLSNYTTVKEAFKLIRVSEDNPELIEGQASRALFKYYKQHGYTIAQKTEMIMTNFLENCRYQIGGKGKAMVVADSRANAVRYYLAIKKYLADHAEQCVGCDVMIAFSGEVTLDDYPSEKPFTEATMNLDENGKYITTDKKFRKAFHSSQYNILVVANKYQTGFDEPLLHTMYVDKKLRDVTAVQTLSRLNRTTFGKNSTFVLDFENTEEDIKGAFLPYYETTTLEGSTDLNRVYDLRNKIRDFMLYNYEDVDAFNKFMATQANRERDATALGRLAGMFRPVIARYMDLSDEDQYAARDYVRKFNKAYAFITQLVRLHDRDLFNEYQYTLHLIRLLPRTGGEDIGNIEDKIKLEYASLTETFRGAIVLDEKPPAFVPGGSTAPKVPNKKKDTLQSIIDKVNERFSGNFTDADRVIIEGIYQMFMKDSEVKKFRKYAKDNSTEMFVRSLFPDKFRDIVTQCFLDNNDSFAKLFNDPDFYQKVQEAMAQELYKALRKE from the coding sequence ATGGATAAAAGCGAGAAACGATTTGAATGGGATATAGAATCTTTCCTGATTTCCCCGGAAGGCGGCTACACCCAGTTCTGCGGACAGGATGCTGAGGGCAATTGGGTACATACCCGTCAGCACGATGTTTCTAAGTGCATCTATATGGATGTACTCTGCGAGTTTATCGCCAAGACCCAGCCCAAGGAATGGGCTAAGTACACCAAATATTATGGTGCCAATGCTGCGGACAAGTTGTACCACCGGCTGGAGACCACTATCTCCAACCAGGGCCTGCTGTATGTCCTGCGCAATGGCATTGAGGATATGGGCTGCAAGCTAAAGGTATGCTTCTTTAAACCGGAGTCCGATTTGAATCCAGTTGATGCCGAACGCTACGAAGCAAACATTCTCGGCTGCGCCCGTCAGTTCCGCTACACGATGGCAAACACTAATACCATCGACATGGTGCTTTCCGTGAACGGTATTCCCGTGGTGGCTCTGGAACTGAAGAACCAGTTGACCGGGCAGGACTATGTCTGTGCCATCAACCAGTTTAAGCACGACCGCAGCTCCAAGGAGTTTGCATTCCGTCTGAACCACCGTTTCCTGGTCTACTTTGCTGTTGACCTTTACGAAGCATGGATGACCACACAGTTGGCAGATGGCAGCACTCGATTCCTGCCGTTTAACCAGGGCTCTAACGGCGCTGGAGTGACCGGTGGCGCAGGTAACCCGCAGAATCCCAATGGTTATGCCACAAGCTATCTGTGGGAGGAAGTTCTGCAGCGTGACAGCCTTCTTGACCTGATCCACCGCTTCATTTCCTTTGTGAAGGAAAAAGAGGAAGTAGTTAAGAACGGCGTTACTAAAACAGTCACCAAGGAAAAGATGATTTTCCCGCGTTACCACCAGTATGATGTGGTGCGTAAAATTATGGCCGATGTGCGCCAGAACGGCGTCGGTACGAACTATCTGATTCAGCACTCCGCAGGTTCTGGCAAATCCAATTCCATTGCATGGATCGCATACCGACTTGCATCTGTTCATGATGCCGAGAACAATGGTCTGTTCGACTCTGTTATCGTGGTCACCAACCGTGTGGTGTTGGACAGCCAGTTGCAGGATACTATTAACAGCTTTGAACATCAGGTCGGTCTGGTGGAAGCGATTGATGATAAAAAGAACTCCCGCAGCCTTGCGGAAGCTATCAATGATAAAAAACGTATCATCATCTGTACTATTCAGAAGTTCCTGTTCGCCAAGAAGGACATGGAGAAGTTCCGTGGGCGTAAGTTCGCCATCATTATTGACGAGGCGCACCAGGGACAGAATGGTGAAAGCGCAAAATCCCTCCGTCGCAGTTTGATTGATATTGGTATCGCCATCAAAGAGTATGCAGAGGAAGCTGGTATCGAGGAGGAAGAAGTGGATCTGACTGACGATTACATCAATGCAGTCATCGGTCAGGGCAGACACGATAACCAGTCCTTCTTTGCATTCACCGCAACTCCGAAGGGACAGACCCTTGAGTCCTTCGGCACTGTGGTCGGCGCGACTCCGGAGGGTGAACCCATCAAGGCTCCGTTCCATGTGTACTCCATGCGACAGGCCATTGAGGAAGGTTATATTCTGGATGTGCTGTCCAACTATACTACGGTCAAGGAAGCATTCAAGCTGATTCGCGTATCCGAGGACAACCCGGAGCTCATCGAGGGGCAAGCCTCCCGTGCGCTGTTCAAGTATTACAAACAGCACGGTTATACCATCGCTCAAAAGACAGAAATGATCATGACCAATTTCTTGGAAAACTGCCGTTATCAGATCGGCGGTAAGGGCAAGGCCATGGTCGTGGCAGACAGCCGTGCAAACGCAGTCCGCTATTATCTCGCAATCAAGAAGTACCTTGCTGACCATGCCGAGCAGTGTGTTGGCTGTGATGTTATGATCGCATTCTCCGGTGAGGTTACTCTGGACGATTATCCCAGCGAGAAGCCGTTCACCGAGGCTACTATGAATCTGGACGAGAACGGCAAGTACATCACCACCGATAAAAAGTTCCGCAAGGCGTTCCACAGTAGCCAGTACAATATCCTGGTCGTTGCAAACAAGTATCAGACCGGCTTTGATGAACCGCTGCTTCACACCATGTATGTAGATAAGAAACTGCGCGATGTAACTGCTGTCCAAACTCTCTCCCGTCTTAACAGAACTACTTTCGGTAAGAACAGCACTTTTGTTCTGGATTTTGAAAACACCGAGGAGGACATCAAGGGAGCGTTTCTGCCGTACTATGAAACTACTACCCTTGAAGGCAGCACAGATTTGAACAGAGTCTATGACCTCCGCAACAAAATCCGTGACTTCATGCTTTACAATTATGAGGACGTGGATGCATTCAATAAGTTCATGGCAACTCAGGCGAACAGAGAGCGAGATGCAACTGCTCTGGGGCGACTGGCAGGTATGTTCCGCCCTGTCATCGCACGCTACATGGATCTAAGCGACGAGGATCAATATGCCGCCCGCGACTATGTGCGTAAGTTCAACAAGGCGTATGCTTTTATCACACAGTTGGTGCGTCTCCATGACAGGGATCTGTTCAACGAGTACCAGTACACTCTGCACCTCATCAGACTTCTTCCGAGAACTGGCGGTGAGGATATTGGCAATATCGAAGATAAAATCAAGCTGGAATACGCATCCCTTACTGAGACCTTCCGTGGAGCAATCGTGCTGGACGAGAAACCGCCTGCATTTGTTCCTGGAGGCAGCACTGCTCCGAAGGTGCCGAACAAGAAGAAAGATACGCTCCAGAGTATTATTGACAAAGTGAATGAACGCTTCAGCGGTAATTTCACTGATGCCGACCGCGTTATTATCGAGGGCATCTATCAGATGTTCATGAAGGACTCTGAGGTCAAGAAGTTCAGAAAATACGCCAAGGACAACAGCACAGAAATGTTTGTGCGGTCTTTGTTCCCGGATAAGTTCCGTGATATCGTGACTCAGTGCTTCCTCGACAATAACGACTCCTTTGCAAAGCTGTTCAATGACCCGGACTTCTACCAGAAGGTTCAAGAAGCAATGGC